A single Dechloromonas denitrificans DNA region contains:
- the rpsO gene encoding 30S ribosomal protein S15, with amino-acid sequence MAFTTEIKAGIVAEFQRAPGDTGSSEVQIALLTARINDLTPHFKEHKKDHHSRRGLLRLVSQRRKLLDYLKGKNIDSYRTLITRLGLRK; translated from the coding sequence ATGGCATTCACTACTGAAATCAAGGCCGGCATCGTTGCCGAATTCCAGCGCGCTCCTGGCGACACTGGCTCTTCCGAAGTCCAGATCGCGCTGTTGACCGCCCGCATCAACGATCTGACCCCGCACTTCAAAGAGCACAAGAAGGATCACCACTCCCGTCGTGGTCTGTTGCGTCTGGTCAGCCAGCGCCGCAAGCTGCTGGATTACCTGAAGGGCAAGAACATCGATTCTTACCGCACCCTGATTACCCGCCTTGGTCTGCGCAAATAA